The genomic segment ATTTAAAACCCTAATTTTGTGTATATTTGGCATAAACCTTCTTTTATTAACATTATGGGCATGACTTATAGTATTACCTGATCTAGGTCCTTTGCCACATATATCGCATCTATTTGCCATTGTTGCCTCCTTTTAAGAAATTATTAACTTGTAAAAATCGTCTAAATTGTTATCATATTATTCATATTAAATCA from the Deferribacterota bacterium genome contains:
- the rpmB gene encoding 50S ribosomal protein L28, whose protein sequence is MANRCDICGKGPRSGNTISHAHNVNKRRFMPNIHKIRVLNDNGKVVYKKVCTKCLKAGKVVKA